The following are from one region of the Actinoplanes sp. L3-i22 genome:
- a CDS encoding response regulator transcription factor, whose protein sequence is MIRVLLADDQALIRAGYRMILDSEPDIEIVAEAIDGRQAVALARTERADVVLMDIRMPVMDGIEATRRIAEDDDLAGVRVLVLTTFEQDDNVMLAVRAGASGFLGKGVGPDELINAVRVVASGDALLSPKATRGLLDHLLSQPEAGPPPAALDDLTQREREVLVLVAHGMTNDEIAERLFLSPLTAKTHVNRAMAKLRVRDRAQLVVVAYQSGLVRPGSPQTK, encoded by the coding sequence ATGATCCGCGTCCTGCTCGCCGACGACCAGGCGCTGATCCGCGCCGGCTACCGGATGATCCTCGACTCCGAACCGGACATCGAGATCGTCGCCGAGGCGATCGACGGCCGGCAGGCGGTCGCGCTGGCCCGCACCGAGCGCGCCGACGTCGTTCTGATGGACATCCGGATGCCGGTGATGGACGGGATCGAGGCGACCCGCCGGATCGCCGAGGACGACGACCTGGCCGGCGTCCGGGTCCTGGTGCTCACCACGTTCGAGCAGGACGACAACGTGATGCTCGCGGTCCGCGCCGGCGCGAGCGGCTTCCTGGGCAAGGGCGTCGGGCCGGACGAGTTGATCAACGCGGTCCGGGTGGTCGCGTCCGGGGACGCGCTGCTCTCCCCCAAGGCCACCCGCGGCCTGCTGGATCACCTGCTCAGCCAGCCGGAGGCCGGTCCGCCGCCGGCCGCCCTGGACGACCTGACCCAGCGGGAGCGGGAGGTGCTGGTGCTGGTCGCGCACGGGATGACCAACGACGAGATCGCCGAGCGGCTGTTCCTGTCCCCGCTGACCGCGAAGACGCACGTCAACCGGGCGATGGCCAAGCTGCGGGTGCGGGATCGCGCGCAGCTGGTCGTGGTCGCCTACCAGAGCGGCCTGGTCCGGCCGGGAAGTCCGCAGACGAAGTAG
- a CDS encoding efflux RND transporter permease subunit: protein MSLLSRLSLANRKLVALVAALVVAFGCYAAASLKQQLLPDLSFPAVTVLATYPGAAPGVVEEQVTTPIEDAVRGVTGVETTTSTSRQGSVTVTLSFGYDTDIDAATGDIQQALAKARLPAGVDPQVLTGSTGDLPTMTLAATSDGDQRAFAAKLTSTVVPALQAVGGVNEVSVSGTRDQVVTVTPKAGTAAWTQSIMTALGTLGGTSSAGQITAGGKNLSLAVGAAVTSLEQVQNLWIAGPRPVQLKDIATVTLADAAVTSITRTDGKPSLGVSITMAHDGSSSSISDDVRAKLAGLQDSLGDGARLTVVSDSGPQVKDSVNGLLEEGALGLLMAILVIVLFLRSGRSTLVTAVSIPLSLLIALIVLWWRDYSLNILTLGGLTIAVGRVVDDSIVVLENIKRHLGYGEDRRHAVLTAVREVATAVTSSTLTTVAVFLPIAFVSGLVGELFGAFSITVTVAMLASLLVSLTVVPALAYWFLKSPVVTEDGEAYRERVEAQERQGLLPRLYLPVITWSVRRRKTVLTGAVLLLIGTVAMAGALKTSFIGDSGSDSVRVSQTLPAGTDLATTDKAAQQVESVLGTLDGVASYQVTIGSSGGFFGGSGGGNTVSYTINVTGDSAAVEDALKDKLGQIAGAGEISVGGGGGGFGGSDIEVSVRAGDDATLTAATERIQQALTKVPQVTDVSSDLSESAPQISIVARGEQAAKYGLSDQTIVSALRTAVQGATATQVTLNGARHDVLVRTGATTPDSLAEVKALRIMTATGAVRLDQVATVTQVDGPVQRVRVDGGRTNTVTASPAGDDTGAASTAVSAALADLTLPGGASYQMGGVTSQQSDAFSQLILAIAIAIGLVFLILVAVFGSIRQTFVLLVSIPFAFVGAIALLLVTGTPMGVAALIGLLMLIGIVVTNAIVLMDLINQYRERGLPVDRAVVEGGLRRLRPILMTALATIFALLPMALGITGSGGFISQPLAVVVIGGLVTSTLLTLVLIPVLYTMVETRRDRKRQAVAPSPEPAPEPVPVG, encoded by the coding sequence GTGTCTCTCCTGTCCCGATTGAGTCTCGCGAATCGCAAGCTGGTGGCGCTCGTCGCCGCGCTGGTCGTCGCCTTCGGCTGCTACGCGGCGGCGTCGCTGAAGCAACAGCTCCTGCCCGATCTGTCGTTCCCGGCCGTCACGGTCCTGGCCACCTATCCGGGCGCCGCGCCCGGGGTGGTCGAGGAGCAGGTCACCACCCCGATCGAGGACGCCGTGCGGGGCGTGACCGGGGTGGAGACGACGACCTCGACCTCACGTCAGGGGTCGGTGACGGTCACCCTGTCGTTCGGCTACGACACCGACATCGACGCCGCGACCGGCGACATCCAGCAGGCCCTGGCCAAGGCCCGGCTGCCGGCGGGCGTCGACCCGCAGGTGCTCACCGGCAGCACCGGTGACCTGCCGACGATGACCCTGGCCGCGACGTCGGACGGCGACCAGCGCGCCTTCGCGGCGAAGCTGACCTCGACCGTGGTGCCCGCGCTGCAGGCGGTCGGCGGCGTCAACGAGGTGTCCGTCTCCGGCACCCGCGACCAGGTCGTCACGGTCACGCCGAAGGCCGGCACGGCCGCCTGGACCCAGTCGATCATGACGGCGCTGGGCACGCTGGGCGGCACCTCGTCGGCCGGTCAGATCACCGCCGGCGGGAAGAACCTGAGCCTCGCCGTCGGGGCCGCGGTCACCTCGCTGGAGCAGGTCCAGAACCTCTGGATCGCCGGCCCGAGACCCGTCCAGCTCAAGGACATCGCGACGGTCACGCTGGCCGACGCGGCGGTCACGTCGATCACCCGTACGGACGGGAAGCCGTCCCTCGGGGTGTCGATCACCATGGCGCACGACGGGTCGTCGTCCTCGATCTCCGACGACGTCCGCGCGAAGCTGGCCGGCCTGCAGGACTCGCTCGGGGACGGCGCCCGGCTGACCGTCGTGTCGGACAGCGGGCCGCAGGTCAAGGACTCGGTGAACGGCCTGCTCGAGGAGGGCGCGCTCGGCCTGCTGATGGCCATCCTGGTGATCGTGCTGTTCCTGCGCTCGGGCCGGTCGACGCTGGTCACCGCGGTGTCCATCCCGCTGTCGCTGCTGATCGCGCTGATCGTGCTCTGGTGGCGCGACTACTCGCTGAACATCCTCACCCTGGGTGGGCTGACCATCGCGGTGGGCCGGGTCGTCGACGACTCGATCGTGGTACTGGAGAACATCAAACGGCATCTGGGGTACGGCGAGGACCGGCGCCACGCGGTCCTCACCGCCGTCCGCGAGGTCGCCACCGCGGTCACCTCGTCGACGCTCACCACGGTCGCCGTGTTCCTGCCGATCGCGTTCGTCAGCGGCCTGGTCGGCGAGCTGTTCGGGGCCTTCTCGATCACCGTGACGGTGGCGATGCTGGCGTCGCTGCTGGTGTCGCTGACCGTGGTGCCGGCGCTCGCCTACTGGTTCCTGAAGTCGCCGGTCGTCACCGAGGACGGCGAGGCGTACCGGGAGCGGGTCGAGGCGCAGGAGCGGCAGGGGCTGCTGCCCCGGCTGTACCTGCCGGTGATCACCTGGTCGGTGCGCCGCCGCAAGACCGTGCTGACCGGGGCGGTCCTGCTGCTGATCGGCACGGTCGCGATGGCCGGCGCGCTCAAGACCAGCTTCATCGGGGACTCCGGCTCGGACAGCGTCCGGGTCAGCCAGACCCTGCCGGCCGGGACCGACCTGGCCACCACCGACAAAGCCGCGCAACAGGTCGAGTCCGTGCTCGGCACGCTCGACGGGGTCGCGTCGTACCAGGTGACGATCGGGTCGTCGGGCGGGTTCTTCGGCGGGTCGGGTGGTGGCAACACGGTCTCGTACACGATCAACGTGACCGGGGACTCCGCCGCCGTCGAAGACGCTCTCAAGGACAAGCTCGGGCAGATCGCCGGCGCCGGTGAGATCTCCGTCGGCGGCGGTGGCGGCGGGTTCGGCGGCAGCGACATCGAGGTGTCCGTCCGGGCCGGTGACGACGCCACGCTGACCGCCGCGACCGAGCGGATCCAGCAGGCGCTCACCAAGGTCCCCCAGGTCACCGACGTGAGCAGTGACCTGAGCGAGAGCGCGCCGCAGATCAGCATCGTGGCCCGGGGCGAGCAGGCCGCGAAGTACGGCCTGAGCGACCAGACCATCGTCTCCGCGCTGCGCACCGCGGTGCAGGGCGCGACCGCCACCCAGGTCACCCTGAACGGCGCCCGGCACGACGTGCTCGTCCGGACCGGCGCGACCACGCCGGACAGCCTCGCCGAGGTGAAGGCCCTGCGGATCATGACGGCCACCGGGGCGGTCCGCCTCGACCAGGTGGCCACGGTCACCCAGGTGGACGGGCCGGTGCAGCGGGTCCGGGTGGACGGCGGCCGGACCAACACGGTCACCGCGTCGCCGGCCGGGGACGACACCGGGGCGGCCAGCACCGCGGTGAGCGCCGCACTCGCGGACCTGACGCTGCCGGGCGGGGCGTCGTACCAGATGGGTGGGGTCACCTCGCAGCAGAGCGACGCCTTCAGCCAGCTGATCCTGGCCATCGCGATCGCGATCGGCCTGGTGTTCCTGATCCTGGTCGCGGTCTTCGGCAGCATCCGGCAGACGTTCGTCCTGCTGGTGTCGATCCCGTTCGCGTTCGTCGGCGCGATCGCGCTGCTGCTGGTCACCGGCACCCCGATGGGGGTGGCCGCGCTGATCGGCCTGCTGATGCTGATCGGCATCGTGGTCACCAACGCGATCGTGCTGATGGACCTGATCAACCAGTACCGCGAGCGGGGCCTGCCGGTCGACCGGGCGGTGGTCGAGGGTGGGCTGCGCCGGCTGCGGCCGATCCTGATGACCGCGCTGGCGACGATCTTCGCGCTGCTGCCGATGGCGCTCGGGATCACCGGCTCGGGCGGGTTCATCTCGCAGCCGCTCGCCGTGGTGGTGATCGGCGGCCTGGTCACGTCGACGCTGCTCACGCTGGTGCTGATCCCGGTCCTCTACACGATGGTGGAGACCCGCCGGGACCGGAAGCGGCAGGCCGTCGCGCCGAGCCCGGAACCTGCCCCAGAACCGGTCCCGGTCGGGTAG